The Flaviflexus equikiangi genome contains the following window.
GATACCGGGTGCGAGCGGGATGAACTGTTGCAGCGGCAACTCTGACTGCGGCAACGTCATCAGCGTCACTAGGATCGTGGACTCCGAGTCATTGCCGATGCCTTGCGGTTCGGATGGTTCGCCGCGGTCCCATGAAGCTTCGCGATAAGGCTGCAAAAGTAGGTCAAGTCCCTTTGAGTGGTGTAGCCGGTGTTCCTTCGGTTCTTCAATTAGTGGTTAGGCGGTCAGTTCGAGAGGATCGTCGCTCACCTCGTCTGTGGTCTCGGGAAGCATGTGGAGGCGGCTTCTGGCGAGAACGTCGAGGCTGAGGTAGCGGCGCCCTTCGGCCCATTCATCGGTCTGCTCGGCCAGGACCGCACCGACCAGGCGGATGATCGCCTCTCGGTTGGGGAAGATCCCCACCGAATCGGTGCGGCGACGGATCTCGCGGTTGAGGCGCTCATTGGGGTTGTTGGACCAGATCTGGGCCCACACCCCGGTCGGGAAACCGGTGAAGGCAAGGATATCGGCACGTGCGCCGTCCAGATGATCGTGAGCTTCAGGGAGCTTATCGCCGACGTAGTCCAAGAGCCGGTCGAATTGGGCGTGGACACTGGCTGCGTCGGGCTGGTCGTAGACCGAGTGCAGCATCGCTTTGACTGCCGGCCAGTAGCTCTTGGGGCACACGCTCATCAGGTTCGCGGCGTAGTGCGTGCGGCATCGCTGCCAGGACGCACCCGGCAGGTTCGCTGCGACCGCCTCGATCAGGCCCGCATGAGCATCAGAAGTCACTAAACGCACGCCGGTCAGGCCGCGTGCGACGAGGTCGGCGAAGAAGGAGTTCCATGCCGCCCCGGTCTCACTGGTCGCAACCCGCAGGCCGAGGACTTCACGCCTACCATCGGCATTGACGCCGGTAGCGATGAGGACGACCGCGTTAATCACACGCCCGCCCTCGCGGACCTTCATGGTCAGCGCGTCAGCAGCGACGAACGTGAACGGGCCGGCCTCATCGAGCGGGCGGTGACGGAACTGGTCCACGTGCTCGTCCAGGTCAGTAGCCATGCGCGAGACCTGCGACTTCGACAGGGAATGAATACCCAGGGTTTTCACGAGCTTATCCATCCGCCGAGTGCTGACGCCGGCGAGGTAGCAGTCAGCCACGACCGTGATCAGTGCTGTTTCGGCTCGTTTTCTGCGCTCGAGCAGCCAGTCGGGAAAATATGTGCCCGATCTGAGTTTTGGGACAGCAACATCCACTGTGCCGACCCGGGTGTCCAGGGGCC
Protein-coding sequences here:
- a CDS encoding IS256 family transposase codes for the protein MTAPHIIDPAGLLREALAEASPDLMRDLLQAMINALLSADADAVVGAEWGKPSPDRRTQRNGYRHRPLDTRVGTVDVAVPKLRSGTYFPDWLLERRKRAETALITVVADCYLAGVSTRRMDKLVKTLGIHSLSKSQVSRMATDLDEHVDQFRHRPLDEAGPFTFVAADALTMKVREGGRVINAVVLIATGVNADGRREVLGLRVATSETGAAWNSFFADLVARGLTGVRLVTSDAHAGLIEAVAANLPGASWQRCRTHYAANLMSVCPKSYWPAVKAMLHSVYDQPDAASVHAQFDRLLDYVGDKLPEAHDHLDGARADILAFTGFPTGVWAQIWSNNPNERLNREIRRRTDSVGIFPNREAIIRLVGAVLAEQTDEWAEGRRYLSLDVLARSRLHMLPETTDEVSDDPLELTA